In the Candidatus Electrothrix sp. GW3-4 genome, one interval contains:
- a CDS encoding HsdR family type I site-specific deoxyribonuclease has translation MKFNEEKLERAIIELLGHKGYPHVHGATIDREPGEVLIKEDLRAFLARQYAEDHITPNEIASIIRELESCPASDLYESNKTIMKMVADGFLLKREDRSQKDLYIQLIDYSDLTAQKTPKEGEVPTLIAEPDPPYHASKNIYKMVNQLEIVGYETRIPDGILYINGLPLVVFEFKSAIREEATIHDAYVQLTVRYRRDIPELFKYNAFCVISDGINNRAGSFFAPYEFFYGWQKIDGSEQREKDGIDSLYTMIHGMFAQVRLRDIIRNFIYLPDSSKKEEKILCRYPQYYAANKLYANIKAHRRPDGDGKGGTYFGATGCGKSFTMLFLTRLLMKSVAFASPTIVLITDRTDLDDQLSTQFVHAKKYIGDEAVISVESRAQLRELLTGRNSGGVFLTTIHKFTEDTELLTTRDNVICISDEAHRSQTNLDQKVRITEDGVQRSYGFAKYLHDSLPNATYVGFTGTPIDATLDVFGPAVDTYTMNESVSDGITVRIVYEGRAAKVLLDNRKLAEIEAYYGQCAEQGATDYQIEESKRASANMNAILGDPDRLAALAKDFVGHYEARINEGATVRGKALFVCSNRPIAYALFQEIIALRPQWAEVKVCEEGTELSEGEREKIKPMERIKMIMTRGQDDPRDLYEMLGTKDYRKKLADQFKKDKSNFKIALVVDMWLTGFDVPFLDTIYIDKPIQRHNLIQTISRVNRKFAGKEKGLVVDYIGIKSQMNQALAHYAQTESANIEEINQSIIVVKDHLDLLAKIFHRFDTRPYFSGTPVAQLHCLNMAAEFAQDTDKQEKRFMFLVKRLKAAYDICCGSDALSQDERDHIHFYLAVRSIVYKLTKGNAPDAAQMNAKVREMIKEALQSDGVEEIFRMGEGKEYDLFSEDYLAKIAKIKLPNTKIKLLQQLLAKAIEEFKKVNKVKGIDFSKKLKALVERYNERKEDDVLRSEVLEDFTDEIIDLYKALRKEKESFGELGINFEEKAFYDILKALAHKYDFTYPEDKLLHLAKEVKTVVDDKAKYTDWSAREDIKAELKADLIVLLAENDYPPVDRDEVYKEIFEQAENFKRYQAVS, from the coding sequence ATGAAATTCAATGAGGAAAAGCTGGAACGTGCAATAATTGAGCTTCTTGGCCACAAAGGCTACCCCCACGTCCACGGCGCCACCATTGACCGGGAACCGGGCGAGGTCCTGATCAAGGAGGACCTGCGTGCCTTCCTGGCCAGGCAGTATGCCGAGGACCACATCACCCCCAATGAGATTGCCTCCATCATCCGGGAACTGGAAAGCTGCCCAGCCTCTGACCTCTACGAAAGCAACAAGACCATCATGAAGATGGTGGCAGACGGTTTTCTCCTCAAGCGGGAGGACCGCAGCCAGAAAGACCTCTATATCCAGCTCATTGATTATTCCGACCTGACCGCGCAGAAGACTCCCAAAGAGGGCGAGGTACCGACCCTTATTGCTGAGCCGGACCCCCCCTATCATGCCAGCAAAAACATCTATAAGATGGTCAACCAGCTGGAGATCGTGGGCTATGAGACGCGCATCCCGGACGGGATTCTCTACATCAATGGTCTGCCCCTGGTGGTCTTCGAGTTCAAGAGCGCCATCCGGGAGGAGGCCACCATCCATGATGCCTATGTCCAGCTCACGGTGCGCTACCGGCGGGACATCCCGGAATTGTTTAAATACAATGCCTTTTGTGTTATCAGCGATGGGATCAACAACCGGGCCGGTTCCTTCTTTGCTCCATACGAATTTTTTTACGGCTGGCAGAAGATCGACGGCAGCGAGCAGCGGGAAAAGGACGGCATTGATTCCCTCTACACCATGATCCACGGGATGTTTGCTCAGGTCCGGCTGCGGGATATCATCCGCAATTTTATCTACCTGCCGGACAGCTCAAAAAAGGAGGAGAAAATCCTCTGCCGCTACCCGCAATACTACGCAGCCAACAAACTCTATGCCAATATCAAGGCCCATCGTCGCCCGGACGGGGATGGTAAGGGCGGCACCTATTTCGGGGCCACGGGCTGCGGCAAGAGCTTTACCATGCTCTTTCTCACCCGGCTGCTGATGAAGAGTGTTGCTTTTGCCAGCCCCACCATTGTCCTGATTACCGACCGCACTGACCTGGATGATCAGTTATCGACTCAGTTTGTTCATGCAAAAAAATACATCGGTGATGAGGCGGTCATCAGTGTGGAGAGCCGGGCCCAGCTGCGGGAGCTCTTAACGGGCCGCAACAGCGGCGGTGTTTTTCTCACCACCATCCATAAGTTTACCGAAGACACGGAACTGCTCACCACGCGGGATAATGTGATCTGTATCTCGGACGAGGCCCATCGCAGCCAGACCAACCTGGACCAGAAGGTACGAATCACAGAGGATGGGGTACAGAGGAGCTACGGCTTTGCCAAATATCTCCATGATTCCCTGCCCAATGCTACCTATGTGGGCTTTACCGGTACCCCCATTGATGCCACCCTGGATGTGTTCGGGCCTGCGGTGGATACCTACACCATGAACGAGTCAGTGAGCGACGGCATTACCGTTCGCATCGTCTATGAAGGCCGGGCCGCCAAGGTGCTCCTGGATAACCGCAAGCTGGCAGAGATCGAGGCCTATTATGGCCAATGCGCGGAACAAGGGGCCACGGACTATCAGATTGAGGAGAGCAAGAGGGCCAGTGCCAATATGAACGCCATCCTGGGTGATCCAGACCGGCTGGCAGCCCTGGCCAAGGATTTTGTGGGCCATTACGAGGCGCGGATCAATGAAGGCGCCACCGTCCGGGGCAAGGCCCTGTTTGTCTGTAGCAATCGTCCCATTGCCTATGCCCTGTTTCAGGAGATTATCGCCCTGCGCCCGCAATGGGCCGAGGTGAAGGTCTGTGAGGAGGGGACAGAGCTCTCTGAAGGGGAGCGGGAAAAGATCAAGCCGATGGAACGGATCAAGATGATCATGACCCGTGGCCAGGATGATCCCAGGGACTTATACGAGATGCTCGGCACCAAGGACTATCGCAAAAAACTGGCTGATCAGTTTAAGAAAGACAAGTCGAATTTCAAAATCGCTCTGGTGGTGGATATGTGGCTCACCGGTTTTGATGTACCTTTTCTTGATACCATCTATATCGACAAGCCCATCCAGCGCCATAACCTGATCCAGACCATATCACGGGTGAACCGCAAGTTTGCAGGTAAGGAAAAGGGCCTGGTTGTTGACTATATCGGGATCAAGAGCCAGATGAATCAGGCCCTGGCCCATTATGCCCAAACAGAGAGCGCCAATATTGAGGAGATTAATCAGTCCATTATCGTGGTCAAGGACCACCTGGACCTGCTGGCCAAGATCTTTCACCGCTTTGATACCCGGCCTTATTTTAGCGGCACACCTGTTGCCCAGCTCCACTGCCTCAATATGGCAGCCGAGTTTGCCCAGGATACAGACAAACAGGAAAAACGCTTCATGTTTCTGGTCAAGCGGCTCAAGGCGGCCTATGATATCTGCTGTGGCAGCGATGCCTTGAGCCAGGATGAACGCGACCATATCCATTTTTATCTGGCCGTACGGTCCATCGTCTATAAGCTGACCAAGGGTAATGCCCCGGATGCGGCCCAGATGAACGCCAAGGTGCGGGAGATGATCAAAGAGGCCCTGCAAAGCGACGGGGTGGAAGAGATCTTCAGGATGGGGGAAGGCAAGGAGTATGATCTGTTCAGCGAGGACTACCTGGCCAAGATTGCCAAGATCAAGTTGCCCAATACGAAGATTAAACTCCTGCAGCAGTTGCTGGCCAAGGCCATTGAAGAATTCAAGAAGGTGAATAAGGTCAAAGGGATTGATTTTTCCAAGAAGTTGAAGGCCCTGGTGGAGCGCTACAACGAGCGCAAAGAGGATGATGTGTTACGGAGCGAGGTCCTGGAGGACTTCACCGATGAGATTATTGACCTCTACAAGGCCCTGCGGAAAGAAAAAGAGTCGTTTGGTGAGCTGGGGATCAATTTCGAGGAAAAGGCCTTCTATGATATCCTCAAGGCCTTGGCGCATAAATATGACTTTACCTACCCGGAAGACAAACTCCTGCACCTGGCCAAGGAGGTCAAGACGGTGGTTGACGACAAGGCCAAATATACAGACTGGAGCGCACGGGAGGATATTAAGGCGGAGTTGAAGGCGGACCTGATTGTCCTGCTGGCTGAGAACGATTACCCACCGGTGGACCGGGATGAAGTGTACAAGGAGATATTCGAGCAGGCAGAGAATTTTAAGCGCTATCAGGCTGTGAGCTAA
- a CDS encoding fibronectin type III domain-containing protein, with protein sequence MNSVQGTASSAPFAGTNPPEATNKVDNVSSEMKSVIHYAEDTVHGDDAKLSELGWGGRAESHALQAPGQPRLLEAPEQSAGRLTLDWKKPLAGGTPASYKVERRELIQGGTWALAEIAINTEITLNKAGEGEPSNIVTAML encoded by the coding sequence TTGAATTCTGTTCAAGGAACGGCATCCAGCGCTCCCTTTGCAGGAACAAATCCCCCAGAGGCGACCAACAAGGTTGATAACGTCAGTTCGGAGATGAAAAGCGTGATCCATTACGCCGAAGATACGGTGCATGGCGATGATGCCAAATTATCGGAATTAGGCTGGGGTGGCAGGGCAGAGTCGCATGCCCTGCAGGCGCCCGGACAGCCGAGACTCCTTGAGGCGCCGGAACAGAGCGCAGGCAGACTGACCCTGGATTGGAAAAAGCCTCTTGCTGGCGGCACTCCGGCTTCCTATAAGGTGGAACGGCGCGAATTGATCCAAGGTGGGACCTGGGCCCTGGCAGAGATTGCCATCAACACCGAGATTACCCTTAATAAGGCGGGTGAGGGTGAGCCGAGCAACATCGTGACCGCGATGCTGTAA
- a CDS encoding PHP domain-containing protein yields MCVELHTHSVYSDGTATPAELVQMAVDRRLQGFSLTDHDTVEGVQEVLRLGQEVGMPVVSGIEISARHRQYSLHILGYGIDPTNQELLQWLVRLQQGRVERNKNILEKLTTMGISITEQELEQVSECGQTGRPHIARLMKEKGHVTSSQQAFTHYLGRNKPAWCHRSTCSVSEAIAVLHQAGGLAVLAHPGIIDKEMKMQPLLVQELVERGLDGLEVFYPSHSRKIKKRLQMLAGKYNLLCTGGSDYHGDQHGRLFAGEAGGICPPDSIMVELLERLQYVQQ; encoded by the coding sequence ATGTGTGTTGAACTCCATACCCATTCTGTTTATTCCGACGGTACAGCAACCCCTGCCGAGTTGGTGCAAATGGCTGTGGACCGGAGGCTTCAAGGCTTTTCGTTAACAGATCACGATACGGTTGAGGGGGTGCAAGAGGTGCTTCGCCTCGGTCAGGAGGTTGGGATGCCGGTTGTCAGTGGTATTGAAATCAGCGCCAGGCATCGTCAATATTCATTGCATATCCTGGGCTATGGTATTGATCCGACGAATCAGGAGCTTCTCCAATGGTTGGTCCGCCTTCAACAGGGCCGGGTTGAGCGCAATAAAAATATCCTGGAAAAGCTGACAACTATGGGGATCTCCATCACGGAGCAAGAACTGGAACAGGTCTCAGAATGCGGTCAGACAGGCAGACCGCATATTGCCCGCTTGATGAAGGAGAAAGGGCATGTGACCAGTAGCCAACAGGCCTTTACCCATTATCTGGGACGGAATAAACCTGCCTGGTGTCACCGTTCCACCTGTTCCGTCTCAGAAGCCATTGCTGTTCTTCATCAGGCTGGCGGGCTGGCTGTTCTTGCCCATCCCGGAATAATTGATAAGGAGATGAAGATGCAGCCCCTGCTTGTCCAGGAACTGGTAGAGAGGGGCCTTGATGGGCTTGAGGTCTTTTATCCCTCGCATAGTCGGAAAATAAAAAAACGTTTACAGATGCTTGCAGGGAAATATAATTTACTCTGCACCGGGGGCAGCGATTACCACGGCGACCAGCATGGCAGGCTTTTTGCCGGAGAAGCTGGCGGTATCTGTCCTCCAGACTCAATAATGGTTGAACTCCTTGAGCGATTGCAATATGTTCAGCAATGA
- a CDS encoding sigma-54 dependent transcriptional regulator: MQTILVVDDEPNYLIVLSELLRDEGYEVFTADSAQAGLKMAKENDLDLVISDMKMPGMDGIALLGKLKEFNQQLPVILITAYAEVGKAVEAMHLGAFTYLAKPFSNEELLASARKAVEHYGMVREIRHLRSEATFKSGFGGMIGKNPNMLVVYRLIEKVAPTPSSVLVTGESGTGKELVARAIHNLSERRDAPFISVNCAALSEHLLESELFGHEKGAFTDAAAMRKGRFELADTGTLFLDEIGEMTPALQAKLLRVLQERSFERVGGNATISIDVRILAATNKDLKDEVEQGKFRNDLFYRLNVIHIHMPPLRERLDDIPALVHYFLKKNGERLGREKNEISPEAMRLLVSLPWEGNIRELENTIERAAILCNDGCIEAEDVQPDTSQMPGIQEWSSGLELGQFIPEGLSLSEVLSGIEEKLVRQALEEANNIQARAAEKLGITKSLLQYKMKKYNLQRKKK, from the coding sequence ATGCAAACTATTCTTGTAGTTGACGACGAACCGAATTATCTGATTGTCCTTTCTGAGCTATTACGTGATGAAGGATATGAGGTCTTTACTGCGGACAGCGCTCAGGCTGGGTTGAAAATGGCCAAAGAAAACGACCTTGATCTGGTGATAAGCGATATGAAGATGCCAGGTATGGACGGTATAGCTTTGCTGGGCAAATTGAAAGAATTTAATCAGCAGCTCCCGGTTATCCTGATTACTGCCTATGCCGAGGTTGGCAAAGCGGTTGAAGCCATGCACCTTGGTGCCTTCACCTATCTGGCCAAGCCCTTTTCCAATGAGGAATTGCTGGCATCGGCTCGTAAGGCGGTGGAGCATTACGGCATGGTGCGGGAGATCAGGCACCTGCGCAGCGAAGCCACCTTTAAATCAGGTTTTGGCGGCATGATCGGGAAGAATCCCAATATGCTGGTTGTCTATCGACTGATTGAAAAGGTGGCCCCCACCCCCTCCTCTGTCCTGGTCACCGGTGAATCCGGGACTGGTAAGGAGTTGGTGGCCCGGGCTATTCATAACCTGAGTGAGCGTAGAGATGCCCCCTTTATCTCGGTGAACTGTGCAGCCCTTTCCGAGCATCTGCTGGAAAGCGAGTTGTTTGGTCATGAAAAAGGGGCCTTTACCGATGCAGCGGCTATGCGTAAAGGGCGATTTGAGCTCGCTGACACAGGCACCCTCTTTCTTGATGAGATCGGGGAGATGACCCCGGCCTTGCAGGCAAAGCTGCTGCGGGTGCTCCAGGAGCGTTCCTTTGAACGGGTAGGGGGCAATGCCACTATTTCCATTGATGTTCGTATCCTCGCTGCTACCAATAAAGACCTGAAAGATGAGGTTGAGCAGGGGAAATTCCGCAACGATCTCTTTTATCGCCTCAATGTCATCCATATTCACATGCCGCCTTTGCGGGAGCGACTGGACGATATCCCGGCCTTGGTTCATTATTTTCTCAAGAAAAACGGAGAGCGGCTTGGACGGGAAAAGAACGAGATTTCTCCTGAGGCCATGCGTCTACTTGTGAGTCTGCCCTGGGAGGGCAATATCCGGGAGCTGGAAAATACTATTGAGCGGGCTGCTATTCTCTGTAATGACGGCTGCATTGAGGCCGAGGATGTTCAGCCGGATACCAGTCAGATGCCTGGTATTCAGGAATGGAGTTCTGGTCTTGAGCTGGGCCAGTTTATTCCTGAGGGGCTGAGTCTTTCCGAGGTGTTGAGCGGTATCGAAGAGAAATTAGTTCGCCAGGCCCTGGAAGAGGCAAATAATATCCAGGCCCGAGCAGCTGAAAAGCTTGGTATTACCAAGAGCCTGCTGCAGTATAAAATGAAAAAATATAACTTGCAGCGAAAGAAGAAATAA
- a CDS encoding heme NO-binding domain-containing protein: protein MKGVIATCLAGLVKDNFGRNKWEDALEDAGMDRHAIFSATNKIDDAAVMKVVASVCKVLDITPLQAADAFGDYWVNVYAPRIYGAYLQEATSARELLLGMDKIHETVTSTIPNAHPPRFDYEWRDSRTLIMKYKSHRGLIDFLVGLIKGVGKYFKEELRVKKLNSTDVEVVFLNG from the coding sequence ATGAAAGGCGTGATCGCAACCTGCTTGGCAGGGCTGGTCAAGGATAATTTCGGCAGGAATAAATGGGAAGATGCATTGGAAGATGCAGGTATGGACCGACATGCCATCTTTTCCGCGACTAATAAAATTGATGACGCTGCTGTTATGAAAGTGGTCGCTTCCGTCTGTAAGGTCCTGGATATCACACCTCTCCAAGCTGCTGATGCCTTTGGTGATTACTGGGTAAATGTGTACGCGCCCAGGATATACGGCGCTTATCTTCAGGAGGCAACCTCAGCTAGAGAGTTGCTGCTTGGTATGGATAAAATCCATGAGACCGTCACCTCTACCATTCCCAATGCCCATCCGCCCAGGTTTGACTATGAATGGAGAGACAGCAGGACCCTGATCATGAAATATAAGTCGCACCGTGGCCTGATTGATTTTCTTGTCGGCCTGATCAAGGGGGTGGGGAAGTATTTTAAGGAAGAACTCAGGGTGAAAAAGTTGAACTCGACTGATGTCGAAGTCGTCTTTTTGAACGGGTAA
- a CDS encoding methylenetetrahydrofolate reductase C-terminal domain-containing protein — translation MLQTTLNTPSEFTYTFELVPRQGFDRKQVDPLLDFAAEAKEDGRIKALSITDNPGGNPALAPVAIGTELVKRGIEPLIHFSLKDKNRNQIGSHIYLYQRLGLRSLLVMGGDFPNPGYYGRGKPVYDLDTIQVLQLLKDMEKGHYPDRRSTRNHFPPSRILKGCVVSPFKVREAEQVWQYAKLLHKIRAGADFVITQVGFDIAKFEELTTFLDEQGITIPLLANVFIPTLPLARALAAGKIPGILMPEELVARMEVEAAAGADKARLDRAALMVARLKQCGYQGVHLGGVKLPFKDIAYVLDRVEQLEQEGLPDTEEYDFPVPGTWYYFQHPLSEDKGKKTAQPLTPGTAPGTTRLHKLGHTLFFTDQYVTGRLFARFCLFSAQGQRRLNTLLWLEKTIKRQVYNCQMCGECTLFHSAFLCPQWHCPKRLINGPCGGSKQGKCEVHPERLCFWVRVYNRLDNQTTLSSLAAPPHLPPKDWGREKTSSWVNFFSGQQNEQEDEREESG, via the coding sequence ATGCTCCAAACGACCCTGAACACCCCAAGCGAATTTACCTATACCTTTGAACTCGTACCACGCCAGGGTTTTGACCGCAAGCAGGTTGATCCGCTACTGGATTTTGCAGCAGAGGCAAAAGAGGACGGCAGGATCAAGGCACTCTCTATCACGGATAATCCCGGTGGGAATCCGGCATTGGCACCGGTAGCCATTGGCACGGAGCTTGTCAAGAGAGGCATAGAGCCCCTTATCCATTTTTCCCTTAAAGATAAAAATCGTAATCAGATCGGGAGTCATATCTACCTCTACCAGCGGCTTGGTCTCCGCTCTCTGCTGGTTATGGGCGGTGATTTCCCCAATCCCGGCTATTATGGACGGGGGAAACCGGTTTATGATCTGGACACTATCCAGGTTCTCCAGCTGCTCAAGGATATGGAGAAGGGGCACTATCCAGACCGTCGGAGCACAAGGAATCACTTTCCCCCGTCCCGTATTCTGAAGGGCTGTGTCGTCTCGCCCTTTAAAGTCCGTGAAGCTGAGCAGGTCTGGCAGTACGCCAAGCTCTTGCATAAGATCCGAGCCGGGGCAGATTTTGTAATCACCCAAGTTGGCTTTGATATCGCTAAATTTGAGGAGTTGACTACATTCCTTGATGAGCAGGGGATAACGATCCCCTTGCTTGCCAATGTCTTTATCCCGACCTTACCCTTGGCTCGAGCCCTTGCTGCTGGCAAGATACCCGGCATTCTGATGCCCGAAGAGCTGGTGGCCCGGATGGAGGTTGAGGCTGCAGCTGGCGCAGACAAGGCCCGCCTTGACAGGGCGGCCTTGATGGTGGCTCGCCTGAAGCAATGTGGCTACCAAGGCGTCCATCTTGGTGGGGTGAAACTGCCGTTTAAGGATATTGCCTATGTCCTGGACAGGGTTGAACAGTTGGAGCAAGAGGGACTCCCGGATACTGAAGAGTATGATTTTCCGGTCCCTGGGACCTGGTATTATTTTCAGCATCCCTTGTCAGAGGATAAAGGCAAGAAGACGGCTCAGCCCCTTACCCCAGGCACGGCTCCAGGCACGACCAGGCTGCATAAGCTTGGTCATACCCTCTTCTTTACAGATCAATATGTCACCGGTAGGCTCTTTGCTCGCTTTTGCCTGTTCTCTGCTCAGGGGCAACGTCGCCTCAATACCCTGCTTTGGCTTGAAAAGACCATTAAGCGCCAGGTCTATAACTGCCAAATGTGTGGGGAATGCACCTTATTTCACTCTGCCTTTCTCTGTCCGCAATGGCATTGCCCCAAACGGCTGATCAACGGTCCCTGCGGTGGCAGTAAGCAGGGAAAATGCGAAGTTCATCCTGAGCGCCTCTGCTTTTGGGTACGGGTCTATAACCGTCTCGATAATCAGACGACCTTATCCTCATTGGCAGCCCCACCTCATCTACCGCCCAAAGACTGGGGTCGGGAAAAAACCTCATCCTGGGTGAATTTTTTTTCTGGTCAACAAAATGAGCAGGAAGACGAGCGGGAAGAGTCTGGTTAA
- a CDS encoding DUF1722 domain-containing protein: MRIWDINPGYLNRQSLLGEHRELHGIVSIIANGKKGYSKHPETLRWIGFGWALKMRHELLAAEMRLRGFNEKTPVKTGSNQGFWPEEYLDIPQEQFLILAEKYKEKEEGRIPLPHNGQQVWRQHKYSVMARDVNLYKKIGREVATASSNEDFSALTTLLTETLRTPPSAGGIRNSLQHMWGYISDHIVSSPRKSENWPLNKLLYNVQQGALDRQEPYLLASTALSELGIWIPAIFPPSR; the protein is encoded by the coding sequence ATGCGCATCTGGGACATCAATCCAGGGTATCTGAACCGCCAGAGCCTGCTTGGCGAGCACCGTGAACTGCACGGGATTGTCTCCATTATTGCTAACGGAAAAAAGGGTTACTCAAAGCATCCAGAAACACTCAGGTGGATTGGTTTCGGATGGGCACTCAAGATGCGCCATGAGCTGCTCGCAGCAGAAATGAGGTTGCGAGGCTTCAACGAAAAAACGCCTGTAAAAACTGGCTCCAATCAAGGTTTCTGGCCGGAAGAATACCTCGATATTCCCCAGGAGCAGTTCCTTATCCTTGCGGAAAAATATAAGGAAAAGGAGGAGGGACGTATCCCCCTGCCTCACAATGGCCAGCAAGTATGGCGCCAACATAAATACTCTGTCATGGCCCGGGATGTCAACCTCTATAAAAAGATCGGCAGAGAGGTTGCAACCGCATCCTCGAACGAGGATTTCTCCGCACTGACCACCCTGCTCACAGAGACCCTACGAACACCCCCTTCAGCCGGTGGAATTCGAAACAGCTTGCAACATATGTGGGGCTATATCTCTGATCATATTGTAAGTTCACCAAGAAAAAGCGAGAATTGGCCGTTGAACAAACTTCTCTACAACGTTCAGCAAGGCGCCTTGGACCGCCAGGAGCCGTACTTGCTGGCCTCAACAGCTCTCAGCGAGCTGGGAATATGGATACCTGCCATATTTCCCCCATCCCGGTAG
- a CDS encoding chorismate-binding protein has product MKPLNDTTILRLTSWLEQEDDFVFLESSRLSEENHRSFLFRRPSAHLCCQPGDSVTAFLKQVDQARAQGQYLAGWQAYEFGYLLEPCLRSILAQSPVADKPLAMLGVYEAPLIFDHKTGVFSNGSGWPLSSCGEEKEDKEEFYSCTDLTTTITRQEYIRAIQAIQEYIRAGDTYQVNFTLHFDFSFQGSVAALYRALRRNQSVAYSAWIRHKGEDILSFSPELFFRADGQQVRVRPMKGTMSRGRTNAEDKARQDELRSDPKNQSENVMIVDLLRNDLARLLYADEQEKTQGRVLAQSLFDVEVYESLLQMTSTIDGTCVQQEQQSGQSSPLSFQRLIKALFPCGSVTGAPKIRTMEIIHELEQQARGVYCGAVGYTGPEQSCFNVPIRTVELNQGKGRMGIGSGIVADSVAEAEWEECLLKGNFLTKSKVDFQLIETMRWRPEEGYFLLEYHLERLQDAARYFHFCHDPGEVCGLVEQTAAELRATVRNRQAAKQWRVRLLLHRDGRLEISSMPLPDAVQKGPAQVIFSQEQVDTRDPHRLHKTTRRELYTQEFQRATEQGYYDILFTNTAGEVTEGAITNVFLRLKKNGPLLTPPVDCGLLAGTYRRMLLEQGRAVEQVLKKEDLFKAEELYVANSVRGLVLVRLRQEQGE; this is encoded by the coding sequence ATGAAGCCCCTGAACGATACCACCATACTCCGGCTCACCTCCTGGCTGGAACAAGAGGATGATTTTGTCTTTTTAGAAAGCTCTCGGTTGAGCGAGGAAAACCATCGCTCATTTCTCTTTCGCAGGCCATCAGCGCATCTCTGCTGTCAGCCCGGCGACTCGGTTACCGCCTTTCTCAAACAAGTTGATCAGGCTCGCGCCCAAGGCCAGTATCTGGCAGGCTGGCAGGCCTATGAATTCGGCTATCTCCTGGAGCCCTGTCTGCGTTCCATCCTTGCCCAATCTCCTGTTGCGGATAAGCCCTTGGCTATGCTCGGGGTCTACGAGGCACCGCTGATCTTTGATCATAAAACCGGAGTGTTCAGCAACGGGTCTGGCTGGCCCCTCAGTTCTTGTGGAGAAGAGAAGGAGGATAAAGAAGAATTTTACTCCTGCACCGATCTGACAACAACCATCACCCGCCAGGAGTATATCCGGGCAATTCAGGCAATTCAGGAGTATATCCGGGCCGGGGATACCTACCAGGTCAACTTCACCCTTCATTTTGACTTTTCCTTTCAGGGCTCGGTGGCAGCCCTGTATCGGGCCTTACGCCGCAATCAATCCGTGGCCTACAGTGCCTGGATTCGCCATAAGGGAGAGGATATCCTCAGCTTTTCTCCAGAGCTCTTTTTTCGTGCAGATGGACAACAGGTCAGGGTCCGCCCCATGAAAGGCACCATGTCCCGGGGGAGGACAAACGCGGAAGATAAAGCGCGTCAGGATGAGCTGCGCTCTGATCCGAAGAATCAAAGTGAAAATGTGATGATCGTTGACCTGCTGCGCAATGATCTTGCCCGTCTCCTGTACGCCGATGAGCAGGAGAAGACGCAAGGCAGGGTCCTGGCCCAATCCCTCTTTGATGTGGAGGTCTATGAATCCCTCCTGCAAATGACCTCCACCATTGACGGGACCTGCGTGCAGCAGGAACAGCAATCAGGTCAGAGCAGCCCCCTTTCTTTTCAACGACTCATCAAGGCCCTTTTTCCCTGCGGCTCAGTGACCGGAGCTCCGAAGATCCGCACCATGGAGATTATTCACGAGCTGGAGCAACAAGCCAGAGGGGTGTACTGCGGGGCTGTCGGCTATACCGGGCCGGAACAAAGCTGCTTTAACGTGCCGATCCGTACTGTGGAACTGAACCAGGGGAAAGGACGCATGGGGATTGGTTCAGGCATTGTTGCAGATTCGGTTGCTGAGGCAGAATGGGAGGAATGCCTGCTCAAGGGCAACTTCCTCACCAAGAGCAAAGTGGATTTCCAGCTCATCGAAACCATGCGCTGGCGGCCTGAGGAGGGATATTTCCTCCTGGAGTATCATCTGGAACGGTTGCAGGATGCTGCCCGTTATTTTCATTTCTGCCATGACCCCGGAGAGGTCTGTGGCCTTGTAGAGCAAACAGCGGCGGAGTTGAGGGCAACTGTACGAAATAGACAAGCGGCTAAGCAATGGCGGGTGCGCCTCTTGCTTCATCGAGACGGTCGCCTGGAAATAAGCTCTATGCCCCTGCCTGATGCAGTTCAGAAAGGCCCTGCCCAGGTGATCTTTTCTCAGGAACAGGTGGATACTCGGGATCCCCATCGCCTTCATAAGACGACCCGGCGGGAACTCTATACCCAGGAGTTTCAACGGGCCACTGAGCAGGGATATTATGATATCCTGTTCACCAATACCGCTGGAGAGGTAACAGAGGGGGCAATCACCAATGTCTTTCTCCGGCTGAAAAAGAACGGGCCCCTTCTGACCCCTCCAGTGGATTGCGGCCTGCTGGCAGGGACCTACAGGCGGATGCTGCTGGAACAGGGCAGGGCGGTTGAACAGGTCCTGAAGAAGGAGGATCTCTTTAAGGCAGAGGAGCTCTATGTGGCTAACTCGGTGCGTGGGCTGGTGCTGGTCCGGCTGCGACAAGAGCAGGGAGAATAA